The DNA region GACGACCAAATCCCACTCACCGGTATCACATTGCCTACGGGCGATGCCCCCCGCACCGTCAGTGCCTGGGTGCGAGTGACCACCACGTCCGCTCCTGAGTACCAGGTTATCTTCAACTACGGCCAAAACAACAACGGCGAACGCTTCTCGTTCCGCCTCGACACCGCATCGCAAGCCAACCAAAGACTGCGCCTCGAGGTGCAAGGCGGGTTCATTGTCGGATCGACCCGCATCAACGACGGCGAATGGCACCACGTCGCCGCAGTCGTCGATGATTTCGATTCCAATGGCACCACGTCGGTGTCCGAAACAAAACTCTACGTCGACGGCAAGCTGGAAACCATCAGCAGCTCGGGTAGCCGCGCGATCAACACCAGCGGCGTCGGCACGCCACTCATCGGCGCCGCCTCCCACGCCCCGAACTACAACTTCCAAGGAGACATCGATGAAGTGCGTGTCATCAACCGCGCACTGGATATCACGGAAGTCGCCTCACTGGCCAACCCAACCAACCAGCTCCGCGATGCCTGGCGCGAGAGACACTTCGGCACCACCACACCCGATTGGACCACCGACGCCGACAACGACAGCTCCGAACTGATTGAAGAATACGGCTTCGGCTCGAACCCACACATCCCCGACACGTCCAACCACGCGCCATCCGTCCAACTCAACCCAACCTCCGGTAAACTCGAGATCACCTTCAACCGCCGCAAACCCGGCACCCACGATCTCACCTACTCGGTCGAAGTCTCGGACAACCTGGCCAGCTGGACGCTGCCGACCACCGAAGTCTCGGTCACCGACCACCCGACGCTTGAGGGCTTCGACCAGGTCACCGTCGCATCAGACGCCGACCTCGCCACCAGCGCCCGGCTCTTTATCCGGATGAACGTGAATTAACCCCACTCACCCGCGCCCCAATCCAATGCCCGTCCTCCCCGCGAGGTCGGGCATTTTTTCGTTTCAGCCACGTCAGCCAGGGACAAGAGTGTCCCTGCTCCACCGATCCCCGTCGCCCTACCATTCCCCGCTGGACCGACGACACTCATGTCGTCGACCCGACTCCGTCAGCAGCCTCAACGAACGGCCAACACTCAGCCTCCCCCCGATAGCAACCGATCAGGCCATAGCGATGCCCCAATCGCTTCGCTCCGATAAGGATAACGAAGAGGATAAGGATAACGAGCGACAGCTGGACATCTCCCCTGCTTCCTGAACTTCGTGGTTTCACTTCAGACTGCCCTCCACCGGCGACACCAGGATGCTAAGCGCTGGTGGGACGGCATTCCTGCCGTCGGCGCGGCACCGTCATACCAACTCTAGCCCCACCGAAAAGCCTGCATCCCTCCCCCTCAAGCGGATACGCGACGTCCTCCCATTCCACGGCTCCACGTGTTTTAGTCCGGTACTTTTCGTGCAGCTTTCCTATCGGGAACGATCTAAGCGAAAAGCCAAGCGGGAAGCGTTCGCGACGCCGTCAAAAGCACAGATACTCCCCGCGCGTCCGCCTCCCCCAGCGGTGCCGACAACAACCCCAAAAAAACCAAGATGCCACGCACCCTTGCGCCGAGCGCGCTTCTGGCCCTGTTCCTCACCCTCGTGACCTGGGCGGTCGCCGCACCTCAAACCTTCACCCAGGAGGTTACCCACGAAGGCAAAACCTACACCATGCAGCTGCAGCGCGTGGACCTGAGGAGCGAAAACTTCGAACTCCTCTCCCAGAATGCGAGCGGCGGTTACGACACCATTTCCGTCGTCGAGGAGCGTTCGTATCTTGGTTCCGTCGACGGCTACCCCGGCGCGGTTTCGTGCGGCATCCTCAAAGACAACGGCACCTTCGCCGGCGCGATCTACTTCGACCGTGGGGTCACATTCTTCACCGACGACAACAAGGTCCGCTACGTCCGCGCTGGAGACTACGGGACGTTCACTAACTTCAAGTTTTCCACCACACCAACCGTCAGCGCCGGCCAGGCAGGCACCACGACCTACGGCTACGAACTCGCCATCGACGTCGACTACAACTACTTCCTCGAGGCAGGCAGCAACCACGCCTCTGCGTTCGAGACCATCGAACTCTCAGTCGGCCTGATGCGCGCCATTTACATGCGCGACGCCCTGTTGCGCCCGTACCTTGGTCGCGTCGTCATCCGCGCATCCCTCGACCACGACCCCTACACCGGGCTCAACCAAGCCGTCTACCTCAACAAGGTTCGTGACGAATGGCAGGCCAACCACCTCAGCACCACCAACCCGGACCTCGTCGCCGGCATCTCCCCGACCAAGATCGGCGGCGGCCTCGCCATGGTCGGAAATGTCGGCCAAACCAACCGCTACTCGGTGAACCAAAGCGGCTCCGGTATCTTTGACGTCGTCCTGCGCCACGAAATCGGCCACAACTGGGGCTCCCTCCACAGTGTCGGCGGTAACCCGGAAGGCACCGGACTCATGGGAGGCAACCAGCCAGGGCGCTTCAGCGGTCCTGAACTCTTCATCGTTCTCAACCACCGCGACTCCCGCATCGCACTCGGCGGCATCCTCGACGACGAAGGCACGTTCTCCGACGTCGAGCTCCCACCATACGCCAGCCTTGACACACTGACGTTCGACCAACCACGCGACATCTCGCTCGACATCGACGTGCTCGCCAACGACCACGATGCCAACGGCCAAGCCATCACGCTCACCTCATTCCATTCCAAATCCAACCGGGGCGGCACCATCACCCGCAACGGCGACCGCCTCACCTACACCGCGCCGAATGGCTACGCCACTGGCTCCGACTGGTTCCTCTACACCATCGAAGACTCCACCGGCAGAACCGCTACCGGCGCAGTAGTGGTCAAACTGGCCGCTCCGGAATCCTCGCTCAAGCTCCACTTCCCTCTGGACGAAACCTCCGGCGACACCGCCGCAGACGCATCCCCATTCGGCAATTCCGGCCTGACCATGAACACCAACTTCACCAATGCATCCGCACCTGGTAAGTACGGCAACGCCATTAATCTTAGCGGAAGCTTCCAGCGTATCCGCACCAACGACCTCGACATCAATAGCAACACCGTCACCCTCACCGCGTGGATCAAATCCGCCCCAAACCAAAACGCGAGGGCAGGTATCATCATCGACACGAATTCCGGCTCCGGCCTCCACTTGGGCCCCGACCGCGAACTCCGCTACTCCTGGAACAACGACAAGTCCAACTGGAACTCCGGACTCACGCCACCCCTCGGCGTCTGGACATTCGTCGCACTCGTCTTGGAACCCAATCAAGCCACCATCCACATGGACAGCGGCTCCGGGCTTCAGTCGGCCAGCCACACGACCACCCACGATCCGGCGGACTTCGGCCACCTCGAAATCGGCATCGACGGACGCGATGCCAACACCCGTATGTTCCTCGGCAGCATCGATGACGTGCGCATCTACGAGGACACTCTGGATGCCGCCCAGCTTGCGACAATCGCCTCCGGTGGCGGTGCCTCGAACCCATCTCCATTCCATCAGGCGTGGGGCGTTCCTCCGACCGATCTGAGCTGGTCCGCGCCTGCGGGAGCCATCCGTTACCACGTCTACCTCGGCACCGACCGCGACGCCGTGGCCAACGCCACATCCACCTCACCGGAGTACCTCGGCAGCGTCACAACCCCAACGTTCAGCAACCCGCCCACCAACGCCAAAACCACGTACTTCTGGCGGGTAGACACAGAAAATGCCACCGCCACCGTCACTGGCGAGGTTTGGCAGTTCACCCGCAACGGCGAATCACTCCTCTCAATCGCAAACCACAGCTTTGAAGAAGGCCCTCAGGGGCTTGTCACTCCGATCGGCTGGGCGGCTGCTGCCGGATCGTTGGTGGATGTGGTTCCAGGCGGCACGCACGGCACTCAGTTCGTCTCGCTCGCCCGTGGCACAACTCTGTCACAAGACACCAACCACACCCTCACCGGCGGCGAAACCCTCACCTTCCACGTCGACACCAACCTGGACAACGCTCGCAAAATCCAACTGCTGGCGAAAAACGGCGCAACCTACACCGTGCTCAGCGAAACCGATGGATCAGGTGGCGACCCGATCGGCTCCGGCAAATGGCCGACCATCACCATGCAACACACCGTCGCTCCATCGGTCAACGGCCAAAAACTCGCACTGCGCATCCTCAGCCCAAGTGGCTGGACACAGTACGACAACGTCCGCATCCGCACCTCAAGCCCGGTCGGCACCGCCCCAACCTGGACAACGTCCGCCATCCAGTTCAGCGACACCGAGGAAAACTCGGCCGTCTCCGGCTCTCTCGCATCGTTGGCATCGGACGCCGACAACGACACCCTCACCTTCACCAAAGTCAGCGGACCGGAGTGGCTGACCGTCGCCAATGACGGCACCCT from Sulfuriroseicoccus oceanibius includes:
- a CDS encoding Ig-like domain-containing protein encodes the protein MPRTLAPSALLALFLTLVTWAVAAPQTFTQEVTHEGKTYTMQLQRVDLRSENFELLSQNASGGYDTISVVEERSYLGSVDGYPGAVSCGILKDNGTFAGAIYFDRGVTFFTDDNKVRYVRAGDYGTFTNFKFSTTPTVSAGQAGTTTYGYELAIDVDYNYFLEAGSNHASAFETIELSVGLMRAIYMRDALLRPYLGRVVIRASLDHDPYTGLNQAVYLNKVRDEWQANHLSTTNPDLVAGISPTKIGGGLAMVGNVGQTNRYSVNQSGSGIFDVVLRHEIGHNWGSLHSVGGNPEGTGLMGGNQPGRFSGPELFIVLNHRDSRIALGGILDDEGTFSDVELPPYASLDTLTFDQPRDISLDIDVLANDHDANGQAITLTSFHSKSNRGGTITRNGDRLTYTAPNGYATGSDWFLYTIEDSTGRTATGAVVVKLAAPESSLKLHFPLDETSGDTAADASPFGNSGLTMNTNFTNASAPGKYGNAINLSGSFQRIRTNDLDINSNTVTLTAWIKSAPNQNARAGIIIDTNSGSGLHLGPDRELRYSWNNDKSNWNSGLTPPLGVWTFVALVLEPNQATIHMDSGSGLQSASHTTTHDPADFGHLEIGIDGRDANTRMFLGSIDDVRIYEDTLDAAQLATIASGGGASNPSPFHQAWGVPPTDLSWSAPAGAIRYHVYLGTDRDAVANATSTSPEYLGSVTTPTFSNPPTNAKTTYFWRVDTENATATVTGEVWQFTRNGESLLSIANHSFEEGPQGLVTPIGWAAAAGSLVDVVPGGTHGTQFVSLARGTTLSQDTNHTLTGGETLTFHVDTNLDNARKIQLLAKNGATYTVLSETDGSGGDPIGSGKWPTITMQHTVAPSVNGQKLALRILSPSGWTQYDNVRIRTSSPVGTAPTWTTSAIQFSDTEENSAVSGSLASLASDADNDTLTFTKVSGPEWLTVANDGTLSGTPRIADIGTNTWQVAVTDRLTTPVVATLTIDVTDQPEAPVWLSNPVVARQATARAPYSATIAANATDPDHDDSLTFSKVDGPAWLTIAADGAIEGMPGIDDAGTNTFTVRATDSTGLSASATLNIEVSSSLHMLFSDDFERATGTAINNGWTKSVNDSRIYATGNGATKTVISTASGAPFTITNETAGTFAAHQTYELKWNAARAASANGSLIYEVQIGTLSGSTFTPLASRTGTINGLNITSKSAGPSVVYTANAADAGKRIAIRFSTLANSASWVGFDDISLVHNAEYDGDNDGITDAWEAANGLDPSINDANADTDGDGVTNLDEFANDTRPNDANSAPRFRLDLSSGTPQLEFGSSANRRYTVFFSDTLATDSWQPLHTPARGNGSTMRVSDPSATTTHRFYRLETDLP